One genomic region from Magallana gigas chromosome 3, xbMagGiga1.1, whole genome shotgun sequence encodes:
- the LOC105322807 gene encoding uncharacterized protein produces the protein MASGSENQGNTSFDGEQLRQELYDKGYAVVPDLLTLKECDALTSQFRDWVGKFEEGQIPLQKKSSVIQSYRVGHFQQSWEVRLRAKAVFQAVWGTEKLLSSVDGIAISKPPLNADDYRDPHTDWLHLDQGVRREGLHAYQGAVYLEEQTQDDYCFRVLPKSHLYHAEFYQTFSDATKRTERSDFCKLSKTQKDFFYRKGCNLVNVPVPKGGIVLWDSRTVHDNTPPIAKRSNPDRWRFVVFVSMTPAIWASEKDMEFKKDAYRRMLLTTHWSSQGLKTFKEYIENKRKRNYVNVSIDHLPDVAKTQEARLLAGDEHYDFEDGRPNGPAAPKWRFGIY, from the exons ATGGCTTCTGGTTCAGAAAATCAAGGGAACACGTCTTTTGACGG AGAACAGTTGCGTCAGGAGCTGTATGACAAAGGTTACGCAGTTGTCCCTGACCTTTTGACCCTGAAGGAATGCGACGCGCTGACGTCACAGTTCAGGGACTGGGTAGGCAAGTTTGAAGAGGGCCAGATTCCCCTCCAAAAGAAGAGCTCTGTCATACAATCTTACAGAGTCGGTCATTTTCAACAGAGCTGGGAGGTGCGTCTAAGGGCCAAGGCTGTTTTCCAAGCAGTGTGGGGAACGGAGAAACTGCTCTCTAGTGTTGACGGAATAGCCATCTCCAAACCACCTCTAAATG CTGATGACTATCGTGACCCACATACTGACTGGTTACACCTAGACCAAGGGGTGAGACGAGAGGGTCTTCACGCATACCAAGGGGCCGTCTATCTGGAGGAGCAGACCCAAGACGATTATTGCTTTAGGGTGCTACCAAAGTCACATTTATATCATGCTGAGTTTTATCAAACGTTTTCAGATGCTACAAAGAGAACAGAACGTAGtgatttttgtaaattgtcTAAAACACAGAAGGATTTCTTTTATCGAAAGGGATGCAACTTGGTGAATGTTCCGGTGCCCAAGGGCGGCATTGTTCTATGGGACTCTAGGACCGTTCACGACAACACACCTCCGATCGCAAAAAGATCGAATCCCGATAGATGGCGCTTCGTCGTCTTTGTCAGTATGACGCCTGCCATCTGGGCGAGTGAAAAGGACATGGAATTCAAGAAGGACGCCTATCGGCGAATGCTTCTCACTACGCATTGGTCATCCCAAGGACTTAAAACGTTCAAAGAGTACATAGAAAATAAACGGAAGCGGAACTACGTCAACGTCAGCATCGACCATTTACCGGACGTAGCTAAGACACAGGAAGCCAGGCTGTTGGCGGGAGACGAACATTACGACTTCGAGGACGGACGACCGAACGGTCCCGCTGCACCGAAATGGAGATTCGGTATTTATTAA